A stretch of the Pongo pygmaeus isolate AG05252 chromosome 16, NHGRI_mPonPyg2-v2.0_pri, whole genome shotgun sequence genome encodes the following:
- the C2CD4A gene encoding C2 calcium-dependent domain-containing protein 4A translates to MWCLERLRLGPECLRQSGDWLLPGRARGAKSRTTAACANVLTPDRIPEFCIPPRLMPRLALAALRDSWVEEAGTDEGAGRTDWDPRSQAALSLPHLPRVRTAYGFCVLLESPHTRRKESLLLGCPPAPRPRAYTYGGGGGPDALLGTLRIPRAPGPATPAAPGCPRPPQDALARRPRGCRLLRVPDGLLSRVLRAGRSRRLARVRSVSSGNEDEERRAGSQFPFQAPSASPPSSRVSFPERLEAEGTVALGRAGDALRLAAEYCPGTGRLRLRLLRAESLAGCAPGPRAVSCCLSLVLRPPGTARWQCSAVVGRSRKASFDQDFCFDGLSEDEVRRLAVRIKARDEGRGRERGRLLGQGELSLGALLLL, encoded by the coding sequence ATGTGGTGCCTGGAGCGACTCCGCTTGGGTCCTGAGTGCCTTCGGCAGAGCGGAGACTGGCTTCTCCCGGGTCGGGCCCGCGGAGCCAAGTCTCGCACCACCGCCGCGTGCGCAAATGTGCTCACTCCGGACCGCATCCCCGAGTTCTGCATCCCGCCGCGGCTCATGCCCCGCCTGGCCTTGGCTGCACTCCGGGATTCTTGGGTCGAAGAAGCAGGGACGGACGAGGGCGCCGGCCGCACGGACTGGGACCCGCGCTCGCAGGCCGCGCTGTCACTGCCGCACCTGCCCCGTGTGCGCACCGCCTACGGCTTCTGCGTGCTGCTCGAGAGCCCGCACACGCGCCGCAAGGAGTCGCTCCTGCTCGGGTGTCCGCCCGCGCCCCGGCCCCGGGCCTACACctacggcggcggcggcggcccggACGCCCTCCTGGGGACCCTGCGCATCCCGCGAGCTCCGGGCCCGGCCACCCCCGCGGCCCCCGGCTGTCCCCGCCCGCCCCAGGACGCGCTCGCCCGGCGGCCCCGCGGCTGCCGCCTCCTGCGTGTCCCCGACGGGCTGCTGAGCCGCGTGCTGCGGGCGGGGAGGAGTCGCCGCCTGGCCCGCGTCCGCTCCGTCTCCAGCGGGAACGAGGACGAGGAGCGCCGCGCGGGCTCCCAGTTCCCGTTCCAGGCCCCCTCCGCGAGCCCGCCGTCGTCCCGGGTCTCGTTTCCCGAGCGCCTGGAGGCCGAGGGCACCGTGGCTCTGGGCCGCGCCGGCGACGCCCTGCGCCTGGCCGCTGAGTACTGTCCGGGAACCGGGCGCCTCCGCCTCCGGCTGCTCCGCGCCGAGAGCCTGGCCGGATGCGCCCCCGGGCCCCGAGCCGTCAGCTGTTGCCTCAGCCTCGTCCTGCGGCCGCCGGGCACCGCGCGTTGGCAATGCAGCGCTGTGGTGGGGCGCAGCCGCAAGGCCTCCTTTGACCAGGACTTCTGCTTCGACGGCCTCTCGGAGGACGAGGTGCGCCGCCTGGCCGTTCGAATCAAGGCCCGGGACGAGGGCCGCGGCCGGGAGCGGGGCCGCCTGCTGGGCCAGGGTGAGCTGTCCCTGGGCGCCCTCCTGCTGCTCTGA